From Prevotella melaninogenica, the proteins below share one genomic window:
- a CDS encoding TonB-dependent receptor gives MMLNLKLDRHQWAGVLFALLCWSMPLAAQHENTTKPTHDSICLSEVVVSTRRQMMSVNQIGSQINQTAITNAMGRSLGSLLEGVSGISSIQTGTIVSKPVIHGMYGNRILLVSNGARLTGQQWGADHAPEVDKNSYSNIEVVKGADAVRYGSEALGGIVLMQPSPLPYDVSGLHGMVAGLYGTNGRRFGVSGYVENSFKWHGDWAWRLHLNTENGGDRSTAHYLLNNTGMRENDLSLALGYRRGAWRLETGYSLFAQKLGVMQSAQMGNEQLLQERIRLGQPVDFTPFSRHIDYPFQQITHHNVYFKAFFDHEKIGHFAFQSTFQQDNRRENRIRRLNHSDIPTVSLHLNSLQNSLVWNKGYQHWKSEAGAQLLITDNTNERGTGVVPIIPNYTEVAFGLYALQKYTADRWGMEAGVRFDGQQTKADGYDWTGRRYGGKRDFANFTYSLGGHYHINKQLKLTSHFGVAWRAPHVYELYSNGNELSSGIFVKGDSTLLSEQSYKWITSLKYASKYFDVQLDGYLQWINNYIFDQPTGRNITVVSGAYPVFQYRQTRAFFQGVDLDAHVRPLSSLDYHLVTAMIWAREMPSHAYLPYIPSFRLTHSLTWSLPFFKAFSPKIGLSHRFVAKQTRFDPATDLIATSPDAYHLMGFEVNFSVPMREGQSLRVGLMGDNILNREYKEYTNRSRYYAHDMGRDVRCMITWNF, from the coding sequence ATGATGCTTAATTTAAAATTAGACAGGCATCAGTGGGCAGGTGTTTTATTCGCATTGCTGTGTTGGTCTATGCCGTTAGCTGCACAGCATGAGAATACCACTAAGCCTACTCATGATTCCATTTGCCTAAGTGAAGTTGTGGTTTCTACTCGTCGCCAGATGATGAGTGTAAACCAAATAGGCAGTCAAATTAATCAAACCGCCATTACAAATGCTATGGGACGCTCCTTGGGTTCATTGCTTGAGGGGGTCAGTGGTATAAGCTCTATCCAGACAGGAACAATTGTTTCAAAGCCTGTGATACATGGAATGTATGGCAATCGCATACTCTTGGTGAGCAATGGTGCACGTTTGACAGGTCAGCAATGGGGTGCAGATCATGCCCCAGAAGTAGATAAAAACAGTTATAGTAACATCGAAGTGGTGAAAGGAGCAGATGCTGTAAGATATGGTTCAGAGGCTCTTGGCGGTATTGTGCTTATGCAACCTTCCCCCTTACCTTATGACGTCAGTGGTCTTCACGGTATGGTAGCGGGACTTTATGGCACCAATGGCAGACGCTTTGGAGTCTCAGGTTATGTTGAAAATAGCTTTAAGTGGCATGGCGACTGGGCATGGCGTTTACATCTGAATACCGAGAATGGAGGCGACAGAAGTACGGCTCATTACCTGCTAAACAATACCGGAATGCGTGAAAACGACCTATCCCTCGCCTTAGGTTATAGACGTGGAGCGTGGCGATTAGAAACAGGTTATAGTCTGTTTGCACAGAAATTAGGTGTTATGCAGAGTGCACAGATGGGTAACGAACAGCTGTTACAAGAGCGTATCAGACTCGGTCAGCCAGTCGATTTTACCCCTTTCAGTCGCCATATAGACTATCCTTTTCAGCAGATAACTCATCATAATGTCTATTTTAAGGCGTTTTTTGATCACGAAAAGATAGGACATTTCGCTTTTCAATCAACCTTCCAGCAGGACAATCGACGCGAAAACCGCATCCGACGTCTGAACCATTCGGACATTCCTACCGTCAGTTTGCACTTGAATTCGTTGCAGAACTCACTCGTTTGGAACAAGGGTTATCAGCATTGGAAGAGTGAAGCAGGAGCGCAACTGCTGATAACCGACAATACGAACGAGCGTGGAACGGGTGTTGTTCCTATCATTCCGAATTACACGGAGGTAGCTTTCGGACTCTATGCGCTGCAGAAATACACTGCTGATCGATGGGGAATGGAGGCTGGAGTGCGCTTCGATGGACAGCAAACAAAGGCTGATGGCTATGATTGGACAGGACGAAGATATGGCGGAAAGCGTGACTTTGCGAACTTTACTTATAGTCTTGGTGGTCATTATCACATCAATAAACAACTGAAATTGACCTCCCATTTTGGTGTAGCTTGGCGTGCCCCACATGTCTATGAACTGTATAGTAATGGCAATGAACTTAGTTCTGGTATCTTTGTGAAGGGCGATTCAACCCTCCTTTCAGAGCAGAGTTACAAGTGGATAACCTCATTGAAATATGCAAGTAAGTACTTTGATGTTCAGCTTGATGGCTACCTTCAGTGGATTAATAACTACATCTTCGACCAGCCAACAGGACGGAATATCACGGTTGTATCAGGTGCTTATCCTGTATTCCAGTACAGACAGACACGTGCTTTCTTCCAAGGTGTCGACTTAGATGCCCATGTCCGACCACTATCATCGCTCGATTATCATCTTGTTACGGCAATGATTTGGGCACGTGAGATGCCTTCTCACGCTTATTTACCTTATATTCCGAGCTTCCGTCTGACCCATTCGCTGACGTGGTCGCTGCCTTTCTTCAAGGCATTCTCGCCTAAGATAGGGTTAAGTCATCGCTTTGTGGCAAAGCAAACACGCTTCGACCCGGCAACAGACCTCATTGCAACCAGTCCTGATGCCTATCATCTTATGGGCTTTGAAGTCAACTTCTCGGTGCCAATGCGTGAGGGTCAGTCGCTTCGTGTAGGACTGATGGGCGACAATATCCTTAACCGCGAGTACAAGGAATACACTAATCGCAGTCGCTACTATGCCCATGATATGGGTCGTGACGTGCGTTGTATGATTACATGGAACTTCTAA
- a CDS encoding TetR/AcrR family transcriptional regulator — protein MKTLKEDVRSRIVMAARSEFVKCGYRKTSMRTISAKSGVVLGNIYNYFKTKDDILCAVLHPLLSAIGERMASYSKGEHEETHLDFSPQRQKDFLKEMLRFIFLYKEELRLLLFESQGTSLENFRENFIDAQVAISKTYMEQVGTRVSPLFFRINASTWVTIIGEIVMTPDLRKEEVRQALGEYICYNTAGWQELIKQ, from the coding sequence ATGAAAACATTAAAAGAAGATGTGCGGAGTAGGATTGTCATGGCCGCCCGCAGTGAGTTTGTTAAGTGTGGTTATAGGAAGACCTCGATGCGAACAATCTCGGCTAAGTCCGGTGTTGTGCTGGGGAATATATACAACTATTTTAAGACAAAGGACGATATCTTATGTGCTGTCCTGCATCCGCTACTCTCTGCGATAGGCGAACGAATGGCGTCGTATAGCAAGGGTGAACACGAAGAAACGCACCTTGATTTCTCCCCACAACGGCAGAAGGATTTTCTAAAGGAAATGCTTCGTTTCATTTTCTTATATAAGGAAGAACTGAGACTACTGCTCTTTGAGTCGCAGGGTACCTCCTTGGAGAATTTCCGTGAGAACTTTATCGACGCACAAGTGGCGATAAGTAAAACTTACATGGAGCAGGTGGGGACGAGAGTGTCGCCTCTCTTCTTTCGTATTAACGCCTCTACATGGGTGACCATCATCGGTGAGATTGTGATGACCCCCGACCTTCGGAAGGAGGAAGTGAGGCAGGCTTTGGGCGAATATATATGCTATAATACGGCAGGGTGGCAAGAACTCATAAAACAATAA
- a CDS encoding TonB-dependent receptor: MKRLILITMLCLCPLLVTAQRLLRGKIMEKETSTPICGACIAVKGTRQKTLSDKAGDYQLTVATGGAYTIEVSAVGYKRLREVVAAGGDVTRDYYLEPSSTSLREVVVRSSAQSAEINQIRQSPMAVTVVDGAKLRGRSSSIEEILTRTSGIKVRKAGGLGSASRISVHGLEGKRVAVYIDGFPLNSPDGSFDINDIPIDVIKYIEVYKGIVPAEYGGDGLGGAINIVTREDECDLVGFTQELASFGTVKTLVSGQKLFTRPGILFNVAFFKNKSKNDYMMSWPVFETNLPASAYRKVRRRNDYYEANFYHVGIGFRKLYFDKFDLECAFYQNKKGIQSLNFDARHAYTKGINIMPNLVLEKQDFLVKGLDMKYAIVTPIIRSNMTDTATTRRQWDGTVTQAVGETDDNLFNESHDRQFEVRSKFNLKYTRGRHTLNLNDQSAYSAYTPKDEGMKDYLGFDPSAYPSRMTANNIGLSHLFVSANHRFQNALTLSIYYLNSRIYRTSDALAKGQATDELAPKQTRVERSYYGFSEGFSYELWKDVRAKLSFSHNVRIPDTGELFGNGVSIKPSVNLQPEVGNNLNLGFIVDRRGLCGLMRVQWETNFYYMMMKNMIRLFPADTRSIYTNLGKTRTIGMDTDVKVDVTRNVYLYFNLTLQDIRDRQRWFNDEQGTSNPTYNKHVPNIPAFYYNYGMEYHAEGLIGRRELSRVYIDVSHVGEFDWGWQMSSLAEERRKWRIPSNDVFTIGLQQSLWHNNMSLSLELENVFNKENYMEFKMPLPGRTLKAKLRFNLFRDKLAGGAMSL; the protein is encoded by the coding sequence ATGAAGAGATTAATCCTTATTACAATGTTATGTCTGTGCCCTCTGCTCGTGACGGCCCAACGGCTGTTAAGGGGTAAGATAATGGAGAAAGAGACGTCGACTCCTATCTGTGGAGCATGCATAGCAGTCAAGGGAACGAGGCAGAAGACCCTCTCTGACAAGGCTGGCGACTATCAGCTGACGGTTGCCACAGGGGGTGCTTACACGATAGAGGTGTCGGCAGTAGGCTACAAACGGCTGAGGGAGGTCGTTGCGGCGGGTGGTGATGTGACAAGAGACTACTATCTTGAACCCTCATCGACCTCGTTGCGTGAGGTTGTCGTGCGGAGTTCGGCACAGAGTGCAGAGATAAACCAGATACGGCAAAGCCCTATGGCCGTGACAGTTGTGGACGGTGCGAAACTAAGAGGACGGTCGAGTAGCATTGAGGAGATACTGACGAGGACATCAGGAATTAAGGTTCGGAAGGCAGGCGGACTGGGTAGTGCATCGCGCATCTCGGTTCATGGCTTAGAAGGGAAGCGTGTGGCGGTATATATCGATGGGTTCCCACTGAACAGTCCTGACGGTTCGTTCGATATTAATGACATCCCGATAGACGTCATCAAGTATATCGAGGTGTATAAAGGAATTGTCCCTGCGGAGTATGGCGGAGACGGTTTAGGAGGCGCCATCAACATCGTCACACGAGAAGACGAGTGCGACCTGGTGGGCTTTACACAGGAGTTGGCATCCTTTGGGACGGTGAAGACGCTCGTAAGTGGACAAAAGCTCTTCACCCGACCAGGGATATTATTTAACGTGGCATTCTTTAAGAATAAGTCGAAAAACGACTATATGATGTCGTGGCCAGTGTTCGAGACTAATCTGCCTGCGTCGGCATATAGAAAGGTGAGACGTCGGAACGACTATTACGAAGCCAATTTCTATCATGTAGGGATAGGGTTTAGGAAGCTCTACTTTGATAAGTTCGACTTAGAATGTGCCTTTTATCAGAACAAGAAGGGGATACAGTCGCTTAATTTCGACGCTCGCCATGCCTATACAAAAGGGATAAATATCATGCCAAACCTCGTGTTGGAGAAACAAGACTTCCTCGTTAAAGGACTGGATATGAAGTATGCTATCGTCACACCTATCATCCGCTCGAATATGACAGACACCGCCACGACGAGGAGACAATGGGACGGAACAGTCACACAAGCCGTAGGAGAGACGGACGACAATCTTTTTAACGAGTCGCATGATCGGCAGTTTGAGGTGAGGAGTAAGTTTAACTTGAAATATACACGGGGTCGGCACACTCTTAATCTCAATGACCAATCGGCCTACTCGGCCTATACTCCTAAGGACGAAGGCATGAAAGACTATCTTGGCTTTGACCCCAGTGCCTATCCAAGTAGGATGACTGCTAACAACATCGGTCTCAGTCATCTGTTTGTCTCGGCTAATCATCGGTTTCAAAACGCATTGACTCTCAGCATCTACTACCTTAACTCGAGGATTTACAGAACCAGTGACGCGCTGGCGAAAGGGCAGGCAACAGACGAGTTAGCACCGAAGCAGACCCGTGTGGAACGGTCGTATTATGGCTTCAGTGAGGGCTTCAGCTATGAACTATGGAAGGATGTGCGGGCGAAGCTGTCGTTCTCGCATAACGTGAGGATACCCGATACGGGCGAACTCTTTGGTAATGGGGTGAGCATCAAGCCGTCGGTCAACCTGCAGCCAGAGGTGGGGAATAATCTGAACCTTGGTTTCATCGTCGATAGAAGAGGACTGTGCGGACTTATGAGGGTGCAGTGGGAGACGAATTTCTACTATATGATGATGAAGAACATGATAAGACTCTTCCCTGCTGACACACGTTCTATCTATACGAACTTAGGGAAGACAAGGACCATCGGAATGGACACTGACGTGAAGGTGGACGTCACACGCAATGTCTATCTCTACTTTAATCTCACCTTACAGGATATCCGAGACAGGCAAAGATGGTTTAATGACGAACAAGGAACGAGCAACCCTACCTATAATAAGCACGTCCCTAACATCCCTGCCTTTTACTATAACTATGGCATGGAGTACCATGCAGAGGGCTTGATAGGGCGCCGAGAGCTGTCGAGAGTCTATATCGACGTGTCGCATGTGGGCGAGTTTGACTGGGGATGGCAGATGAGTTCGCTTGCAGAGGAGCGTAGGAAATGGCGTATCCCATCCAATGATGTCTTCACGATAGGCCTCCAACAGTCTTTATGGCATAATAATATGTCACTGAGCCTTGAGTTAGAAAACGTCTTCAACAAGGAGAACTACATGGAATTTAAGATGCCTCTGCCCGGAAGAACATTAAAGGCAAAACTACGCTTCAACCTGTTCAGAGACAAACTGGCAGGTGGGGCAATGAGCTTATAA
- a CDS encoding YncE family protein, translated as MKHYFLTAAIMLLTTVGLLSCDKDSPDTPPAPAKTEMGFVHSVNIGDNTYVSVFKDMNVGSLNTDNALVMPKGAFSFVYKGKVYITDTEHIYKYAQKEGKLVQEGNTILLPSGAAAMYITFASDHKAYVSCHGLGKVIIINPTTMEKVGEIDLAEYSLGKAAGDNNPEPAASVIRDGILYVALSQMKSTYVCEAGAYVALIDTKTDKPIKVVSDPRVSMASGESPAGDPFIDEKGDIYFYCVAMFGYQPGVKEGFLRIKKGQTDFDKSYCFTLADVNLVGVKGNKTSYAYVKVYGGNGKVYAYLNIPGAASNPPDYVHDKCFQPFEINLYNKSCTKLDLSATAGWAATLCKSGNDIIFGMSTDQGMGYSVYHPATATYEILKVKTSGAPYAVHELR; from the coding sequence ATGAAACATTATTTCTTAACTGCAGCTATCATGCTGCTAACGACCGTCGGACTACTATCTTGCGACAAAGACTCACCTGACACACCGCCTGCACCGGCAAAGACGGAGATGGGCTTCGTCCATAGTGTTAACATCGGAGACAATACATACGTAAGTGTTTTCAAAGACATGAACGTTGGCTCGCTCAATACCGATAATGCGCTGGTGATGCCGAAGGGTGCTTTTTCCTTCGTATATAAGGGGAAAGTGTATATAACCGACACCGAACACATCTATAAATATGCCCAGAAAGAGGGAAAGTTAGTGCAGGAGGGGAATACTATCCTACTCCCAAGTGGGGCTGCAGCAATGTACATCACCTTTGCTTCCGACCATAAGGCATACGTCTCTTGTCATGGGTTAGGAAAGGTAATCATCATCAATCCTACCACAATGGAGAAGGTTGGAGAGATTGATTTGGCGGAGTACTCCTTGGGGAAAGCCGCTGGTGACAATAATCCTGAGCCTGCCGCATCTGTCATAAGAGACGGAATACTCTACGTGGCACTTAGTCAGATGAAGTCTACATACGTCTGTGAAGCAGGGGCTTACGTGGCTTTGATTGACACAAAAACCGATAAACCTATCAAAGTCGTTAGTGATCCTCGTGTCTCAATGGCCTCTGGTGAGTCGCCAGCTGGCGACCCTTTCATCGATGAGAAGGGTGATATCTATTTTTATTGTGTAGCGATGTTTGGCTATCAGCCTGGTGTCAAGGAGGGATTTCTGCGTATTAAGAAAGGTCAGACAGACTTTGATAAATCCTACTGCTTCACCCTTGCGGATGTTAACTTAGTGGGTGTCAAAGGTAATAAGACGTCGTATGCGTACGTGAAGGTGTATGGCGGCAACGGAAAGGTGTATGCTTACCTCAACATACCAGGTGCTGCAAGCAATCCACCAGACTATGTCCACGATAAATGCTTCCAACCTTTCGAGATTAATCTCTACAATAAGAGCTGTACAAAGTTGGACCTCTCTGCCACAGCTGGGTGGGCTGCAACCCTCTGTAAGTCGGGTAATGACATCATCTTCGGTATGTCCACCGACCAAGGTATGGGCTATTCCGTCTATCATCCAGCCACTGCCACCTACGAGATCCTCAAGGTAAAAACCTCTGGTGCACCATATGCAGTGCATGAGTTGAGGTAG
- the pfkA gene encoding 6-phosphofructokinase, with product MGKIKTIGILTSGGDAPGMNAAIRAVTRAGIYNGFEIKGVYRGYEGLITDDIKPFTTENVSGIIGQGGTILKTARSKGFKTMEGRQQAYDNLVKEGIDALVVIGGNGSLTGAMMFAQEFDFCCIGLPGTIDNDLYGTDSTIGYDTTMNTIMECVDRIRDTAQSHERIFFVEVMGRDAGFLAQNSAIASGAEAAIIPEDSTNVDQLGRFMERGIRKSKRSCIVIVSESPKCGAMYYADRVRKEFPDYDVRVSILGHLQRGGRPSARDRILASSTGVGAIEAIMQGQRNIMVGVRNNEVVYVPLSEAIRSDKPFDKKLIKVLDELSI from the coding sequence ATGGGCAAAATAAAGACAATAGGTATTCTGACCTCTGGCGGTGACGCCCCTGGAATGAATGCAGCAATACGTGCTGTGACCAGAGCTGGCATCTATAATGGTTTTGAAATCAAAGGTGTCTATCGTGGTTATGAGGGATTGATTACGGATGACATTAAGCCTTTTACCACTGAGAATGTTAGCGGTATTATCGGTCAGGGCGGTACAATACTCAAGACGGCACGCTCAAAAGGTTTTAAAACGATGGAAGGACGTCAGCAGGCATACGATAACCTTGTCAAGGAGGGTATTGATGCGCTGGTTGTCATTGGTGGTAATGGCTCGTTGACGGGTGCGATGATGTTTGCACAGGAGTTTGATTTCTGTTGCATCGGTCTGCCAGGTACGATAGATAATGACCTCTATGGTACGGACAGCACCATCGGTTATGACACGACGATGAACACAATTATGGAGTGTGTCGACCGTATTCGTGATACCGCCCAGAGCCACGAGCGCATCTTCTTTGTAGAGGTGATGGGACGTGATGCTGGTTTCCTTGCACAGAACTCGGCTATTGCGAGTGGTGCAGAGGCAGCGATTATTCCAGAAGACTCTACTAACGTCGACCAGTTGGGTCGCTTCATGGAACGTGGTATTCGTAAGTCTAAGAGAAGTTGTATCGTCATTGTCTCTGAGAGCCCTAAGTGTGGAGCTATGTATTATGCTGACCGTGTACGCAAGGAGTTCCCTGATTATGACGTACGTGTGTCAATTCTTGGCCACTTGCAGCGTGGTGGTCGCCCTTCAGCACGCGACCGTATCCTTGCAAGTAGTACGGGTGTTGGTGCTATTGAGGCCATTATGCAGGGACAACGTAATATTATGGTAGGTGTTAGAAACAATGAGGTGGTTTATGTTCCATTGTCTGAGGCAATCCGTTCAGATAAGCCTTTCGACAAGAAACTTATTAAGGTTCTCGACGAGTTGAGCATCTAA
- the atpD gene encoding F0F1 ATP synthase subunit beta — translation MSQINGRISQIIGPVIDVYFDTKGENPEKVLPKIHDALRVKRANGQDLIIEVQQHIGEDTVRCVAMDNTDGLQRNLEVVPTGSPIVMPAGDQIKGRMMNVIGQPIDGMEALSMEGAYPIHREAPKFEDLSTHKEMLQTGIKVIDLLEPYMKGGKIGLFGGAGVGKTVLIMELINNIAKGHNGYSVFAGVGERTREGNDLIRDMLESGVIRYGEKFRKAMDEGKWDLSLVDQEELQKSQATLVYGQMNEPPGARASVALSGLTVAEEFRDHGGKNGEAADIMFFIDNIFRFTQAGSEVSALLGRMPSAVGYQPTLASEMGTMQERITSTKHGSITSVQAVYVPADDLTDPAPATTFTHLDATTELSRKITELGIYPAVDPLGSTSRILDPLIVGKDHYECAQRVKQLLQHYNELQDIIAILGMDELSDEDKLVVNRARRVQRFLSQPFTVAEQFTGVKGVMVPIEETIKGFNAILNGEVDDLPEQAFLNVGTIEDVKEKAKRLLEATK, via the coding sequence ATGTCACAGATTAATGGGCGCATCTCCCAGATTATCGGTCCAGTTATCGATGTCTACTTTGATACTAAGGGAGAGAATCCTGAGAAGGTTCTGCCAAAGATTCATGATGCCCTACGCGTAAAACGTGCGAATGGGCAGGATTTGATTATCGAGGTACAGCAGCATATTGGTGAAGACACCGTGCGCTGTGTGGCTATGGATAATACGGATGGTCTGCAGCGTAACCTTGAGGTTGTGCCAACAGGCAGTCCTATCGTTATGCCAGCTGGTGACCAGATTAAGGGTCGTATGATGAACGTTATCGGTCAGCCTATCGATGGTATGGAGGCACTGAGTATGGAAGGTGCTTATCCTATCCACCGCGAGGCGCCAAAGTTTGAAGACCTCTCTACGCATAAGGAGATGCTTCAGACCGGTATTAAGGTCATCGACTTGCTTGAGCCTTATATGAAGGGTGGTAAGATTGGTCTCTTTGGTGGTGCCGGTGTAGGTAAGACGGTGCTTATCATGGAGTTGATTAACAACATCGCTAAGGGTCACAATGGTTACTCTGTATTTGCCGGTGTAGGTGAACGTACACGTGAGGGTAATGACTTGATTCGCGATATGTTGGAGTCAGGTGTTATCCGTTATGGTGAGAAGTTCCGCAAGGCAATGGATGAAGGCAAGTGGGACCTTTCGCTTGTTGATCAGGAAGAATTGCAGAAGTCGCAGGCAACACTTGTCTATGGACAGATGAATGAGCCACCAGGGGCACGTGCATCAGTGGCACTCTCTGGTCTGACCGTTGCTGAGGAGTTCCGCGATCACGGAGGTAAGAATGGTGAGGCAGCAGATATCATGTTCTTCATCGATAACATCTTCCGTTTCACGCAGGCTGGTTCTGAGGTATCAGCGTTGTTGGGTCGTATGCCATCAGCCGTAGGTTATCAGCCTACTTTGGCAAGTGAGATGGGTACGATGCAGGAGCGTATTACTTCTACAAAGCATGGTTCAATTACTTCAGTACAGGCGGTTTACGTGCCTGCTGACGACTTGACCGACCCTGCTCCAGCTACTACCTTTACCCACTTGGATGCAACAACAGAGTTGAGCCGTAAGATTACCGAGCTTGGTATCTATCCTGCGGTAGATCCATTGGGTAGTACCTCACGTATTCTTGACCCACTGATTGTTGGTAAGGACCACTATGAGTGTGCGCAGAGAGTAAAGCAGTTGCTTCAGCACTATAACGAATTGCAGGATATCATTGCCATCTTGGGTATGGACGAGTTGTCAGACGAGGATAAGTTGGTTGTGAACCGCGCTCGTCGTGTACAGCGTTTCCTCTCTCAGCCATTTACTGTTGCTGAGCAGTTCACTGGTGTTAAGGGTGTTATGGTGCCAATCGAGGAAACCATCAAGGGCTTCAACGCTATCTTGAATGGTGAGGTTGACGACCTCCCAGAGCAGGCGTTCTTGAACGTTGGTACGATAGAGGATGTCAAGGAGAAGGCTAAGCGTCTTTTGGAGGCTACTAAGTAA
- a CDS encoding F0F1 ATP synthase subunit epsilon, giving the protein MLTLRIVSPERIVFTGEVDSVLVPGTVGPFEILNNHAPIISTLVEGKVAYSVKGDTKELHIVGGFVEVKKNLVSLCVEI; this is encoded by the coding sequence ATGTTGACACTTAGAATAGTTTCTCCCGAAAGGATTGTCTTTACAGGCGAGGTGGATAGTGTGCTGGTTCCTGGTACAGTGGGACCATTTGAGATTCTCAATAATCACGCGCCTATCATCTCTACACTCGTTGAAGGCAAGGTAGCTTACAGCGTAAAAGGTGATACTAAGGAACTTCATATCGTTGGCGGATTCGTTGAGGTGAAGAAGAACTTGGTCAGTCTTTGCGTAGAAATCTAA
- the atpB gene encoding F0F1 ATP synthase subunit A, whose protein sequence is MKYLKHLICMVMMLFLLLPGAAASESKGEGVNLQEILWGHIKDSYEWHVTNIGDKPIIINLPVIVKTSNGWYTGCAEDFAEEPLEEGPHAGYRPCKNNPDLFIATKGNYERRIVELQKDGTEVRPLDLSITKSVCVLFIDAIILLLCILIPARWCRRHKVTDKAPKGFTGLMHMFVMYVYDEVIKPTLGKDSEKYAPYLLTCFFFIFVANVMGIVPFPPGGGNLTGNITITFFLAICTFLVTNFSGTKHYWKDIFWPDVPAWLKVPVPLMPVIEIFGIFTKPFALMVRLFANMMAGHAIALALTCIIFIMATMGVVLSSSMTIVSVGMSIFMMLLEILVSFIQALVFTMLSAVFISLARVHEAEG, encoded by the coding sequence ATGAAATATCTCAAGCATCTGATTTGTATGGTGATGATGCTCTTCCTGCTTCTGCCTGGTGCTGCCGCATCAGAGAGTAAAGGGGAGGGTGTTAACCTGCAGGAGATATTGTGGGGACATATTAAGGACTCATACGAGTGGCATGTAACCAATATCGGTGATAAGCCAATCATCATCAACCTGCCAGTCATTGTGAAGACATCAAATGGTTGGTACACGGGTTGTGCTGAGGACTTTGCTGAAGAGCCGTTAGAAGAAGGTCCACATGCGGGCTATCGTCCTTGTAAAAACAACCCAGACCTATTCATTGCAACGAAGGGGAACTACGAACGTCGCATCGTTGAGTTGCAGAAGGACGGCACAGAAGTGCGCCCTCTTGACCTCTCTATCACGAAGTCGGTGTGTGTACTCTTCATTGATGCCATCATTCTCTTACTGTGTATCTTGATTCCAGCACGCTGGTGTCGTCGCCATAAGGTTACCGATAAGGCACCAAAAGGCTTCACTGGTCTGATGCATATGTTTGTGATGTATGTCTATGATGAGGTTATTAAACCGACATTAGGTAAGGACTCAGAGAAGTATGCACCTTATCTTCTGACGTGTTTCTTCTTCATCTTCGTGGCTAATGTCATGGGTATTGTGCCATTCCCACCAGGAGGTGGTAACCTTACGGGTAATATAACCATCACTTTCTTCTTGGCTATTTGTACGTTCTTAGTAACCAATTTCTCAGGAACAAAGCATTATTGGAAAGATATCTTTTGGCCAGACGTACCCGCATGGTTGAAAGTTCCAGTGCCTTTGATGCCTGTGATAGAGATATTTGGTATCTTCACAAAACCTTTCGCATTGATGGTTCGTCTTTTTGCCAATATGATGGCAGGACATGCTATTGCGCTGGCTTTAACCTGTATCATCTTCATCATGGCAACGATGGGTGTTGTCCTAAGTTCTTCCATGACGATTGTGAGTGTGGGTATGAGTATCTTCATGATGCTTTTGGAGATTTTGGTTAGCTTTATTCAAGCTCTGGTCTTCACGATGTTGAGTGCTGTGTTTATCTCTTTGGCACGTGTTCATGAGGCAGAAGGATAA
- the atpE gene encoding ATP synthase F0 subunit C — protein sequence MLTSLLLAAETAKLGAAIGAGIAAVGAGLGIGRIGGQAMDAMARQPEKIGELRSAMIIAAALVEGVAFFAAIIALLCVF from the coding sequence ATGTTGACATCATTGTTATTAGCAGCAGAAACTGCAAAGTTAGGCGCCGCTATCGGTGCAGGTATCGCAGCCGTAGGCGCAGGTCTTGGTATAGGTCGTATCGGTGGTCAGGCTATGGACGCTATGGCTCGCCAGCCAGAGAAGATCGGTGAGCTTCGTTCTGCTATGATTATTGCAGCCGCATTGGTTGAGGGTGTTGCCTTCTTCGCTGCAATTATCGCTCTCCTCTGTGTATTCTAA